A region of the Pseudarthrobacter phenanthrenivorans Sphe3 genome:
CTGTATGCCCGGCTGGAGGAGCTTCGCGAGGAGAAGCGCAAGCAGCTCGCCCAGGTCCGCCGGGCCGGAGCGGTGGGCACCATGCAGAACGTTTCCGAACGTGACGCGTTCGCCGCGCTCTATGAGGACCGCCTTGCCCAGCTCGATGCCGTTGACGACCGGCTGGTTTTCGGCCGCCTGGACCTGGACTCCGGGGAAGCCCAGTACATCGGGCGCATTGGACTCACCACCGAGGACCTGCAGCGGCTCATGGTGGACTGGCGTGCCCCCGAGGCCGGCCACTTCTACCAGGCCACGGCCTTTGACCGGCAGGGCGTCCGCCGCCGCCGGCACCTGATCCTGCAGGGCCGCGAAGTCAAAGCCATCGAGGATGACGTGCTCGATCCGGAGATGCTGGCGGACAACGAGTCGCTGCAGGGCGAGGGTGCCCTGCTCGCGGCCCTGAACTCCAAGCGCACCGGCCGGATGTCGGACATCGTCAGCACCATCCAGTCCGAGCAGGACCGCATCATCCGCTCGTCCATCTCCGGTGCCCTCGTGGTGCAGGGCGGCCCAGGCACGGGCAAGACCGCGGTTGCCCTGCACCGTGCCGCCTACCTGCTCTACACCCACCGCGACCGCCTCAAGACCGCCGGCGTGCTGCTGGTGGGCCCGTCGTCGTCGTTCATGAAGTACATCGAACGGGTGCTGCCCTCCCTGGGCGAGACCGGCGTGGTGATGGCAAGCCTGGGCCGGCTGATGCCGGGCATCCACGCTGTGCCCGAACCGGACCCGGCCGTGGCTGTCATCAAGGGGCGGCTGGACATGGCCGCCGTCGTGGCCAACGCAGTGGCCAACCGGCAGCGGATGCCTGCCGAAGACCGGATCCTGGAAGTTGACGGACGCAAGCTCGTCCTGACGCAGCGCCAGGTCCGCCGGGCGCGGGAGCGCGCACGGTCCACCGGCAAGCCCCACAACGAGGCACGCGTGACCTTCGTCAAGATCCTGCTCCGGGAGCTGACGGAGCAGATGACGGAGCTGGTGGAGGCAGGAAATATCGGCAACAACGCCGACCGCTCCTACCTGGCCGAGGATGTGCGTACTGCCCGGGACGTGCGGATTGCGCTGAACCTGTGCTGGATGCCCATGACGCCGGAGAAACTGATCTCCGAACTCTTCAGCAAGCCCGCGATCCTCGACGCCTGCACCCCCAACCTGACCCCGGCCGAACGCGCGCTGCTGCTGCGGCCCGCGGACGCACCCTGGACCGAATCCGACGTTCCGCTGCTGGATGAAGCCGCCGAGCTGCTCGGGGACCTCGACGCCGCTGCCGGGCGGGGACTCGCCCAGCAGGAACACGACCGCGCCCGGGACCTTGCCAACGCCAAGCAGACACTCGTCAACATGCAGGCCGCCGGCGTCGATCCGCTGATGTCCGCCGAGGACCTGGCCGAACAGAACCAGGAACAGGAAGCACGGCTGACCGCTGCGGAGCGTGCCACCAGCGACCGCACCTGGGCGTTCGGGCACATCGTGGTAGACGAGGCACAGGAGCTTTCGCCGATGCAGTGGCGGCTGCTGGTCCGCCGCTGCCCCCTGAAATCCTTCACCATCGTGGGCGATATTGCCCAGACCAGTTCCGTGGCCGGCGCCAACTCATGGCAGGGCGCGCTTGCGCCGATGTTCGGGGACCGCTGGCAGCTCGAGGAGCTCACGGTGAACTACCGCACCCCGTCCCAGATCGCCGAGGCCGCCGTTCGAATGGCCAACGCCGCCGGGCTCGTGGTTTCTGCTCCCAAGGCCGTTCGTGAAGGGCGCTGGTCCCCGGTGATTGATGAAGTGGCCGCCGGCCAGGTGGTCAGCCGCCTGGTTGAGGTCCTGCCGGAGGAACTGGACGCGCTCGACGGCGGACTGCTCGCTGTGATCGCGGATGGCCACTTCCTGCCGGAGGCCACCGCTGCCCTGCGCGCCGCTTACGGGCGCCGGGTTGGCACAGGCGCGGGCAGCTATGAGCAGGACATCGTGGTCATGAGTCCCCGGGAAGCCAAGGGCCTGGAGTTCGACGGCGTGGTGGTGCTGGAGCCGTCCATGATGCTGAACCACGAACACGGCAAGGTGGGGGACCTCTACGTGGCAATGACCCGCGCAACCCAGCGGCTGCGGCTCATCGCCTCGGAACCCGTACCGGCCGGAATCAAGCGCTGATCCGGCACGCCGCAATACTGCTAACTTAGAAGGCGTGCCAGAACTCAACAGCAGCCTCGAAACGCAGCAGAACGACCCCACTTTTGCCAACATTTGGCAGGAACTGAAGTGGCGTGGCCTGGTCCACGTCTCCACCGATGAAGCAGAGCTTGAAAAGCTGCTTGCCGGCGGACCGGTCACGTACTATTGCGGCTTCGACCCCACTGCGCCAAGCCTGCACCTGGGCAACCTGGTCCAGCTGCTCGTGATGCGCCGGCTGCAGCTGGCCGGCCACAAGCCGCTGGGGCTCGTTGGCGGTTCCACCGGCATGATCGGGGACCCTCGTCCCACCGCTGAGCGGACCTTGAACACCAAGGACACAGTGGCGGAATGGGTGGGATACCTGCAGGCCCAGGTGCGTCGCTTCCTCAGCTTCGAGGGAGACAACGCCGCGCGCATGGTCAACAACCTCGACTGGACGGCTCCGCTGAGCGCCATCGACTTCCTGCGCGACGTTGGCAAGCACTTCCGCGTGGGCACCATGCTGCGCAAGGACGCAGTGGCCTCCAGGCTGAATTCCGACGAGGGGATCAGCTATACCGAGTTCAGCTACCAGATCCTTCAGGGCATGGACTACCTGCAGCTGTACCGTGACTACGGCTGCATGCTGCAGACCGGCGGCTCCGACCAGTGGGGCAACCTCACCAGCGGAACCGAACTGATCCGCAAGGTGGAGGGCAAGAGCGTCCACGCCCTCGGAACCCCGCTCATCACCAACGCTGACGGCACCAAGTTCGGCAAGAGTGAAGGCAACGCCATCTGGCTCGACGCCGGCATGTGCAGCCCCTACGCCTTCTACCAGTTCTGGCTGAACACGGCGGATGCCGATGTTGTAAACCGCTTGAAGGTCTTCACTTTCCTGACGCGGGCCGAAATCGACGAGCTTGCTGCTGCTGTGGCGGAGCGCCCGTTCGCCCGGGAAGGCCAGCGGAAACTCGCCTACGAAGTGACGTCCCTTGTGCACGGAGTCGAAGCCACCGAAAAGGTCATCGCCGCATCTGCTGCGCTCTTTGGGAACGGAGACCTGACCGCCCTGGATAAGACCACACTCCAGGCAGCCACCTCCGAGCTTCCCTCCGCCACCGTGCAGGTGGACGAAATGGGGATTGTGGACCTGCTGGTTGCTTCCGGGCTGTCCGAAAGCAAATCCGCAGCGCGCCGGACCGTGGGCGAGGGCGGTGCCTACGTCAACAACGAAAAGGTGTCCGACCCCGAGGCTGTTATCTCGGAATCCGAGTTGCTGCACGGCCAGTACCTGTTGCTGCGCCGCGGGAAGAAGAACCTTGCCACCGTGGAAGTGCTGGTCCCGTAGAGGCCTTCTCCCGCACGCCACAGACCCTTTGCACGCTCCTCCGCAGCCGATTTGCACGGCCGCGGGGGAGCGTGTAATGTTTTCTGAGTCGCCGCCGCTGAAGCGGAAAAATAGCGACCAACCCCCACCAAAAAGTGAAGCAACTTCACCACGAGATGATGAAGAAATGCTTCAATTTATGGTGGGCGGATTCATTCCGCAGAGTGAATTCCGGGAAAATAACCGGATTTGCAAAGTGAAAATGAATCAAATAAGATTGAAACATCGCAGCGAAGAAATACGAAATAAGAATTCAATTCAAATTGAATTATTTCGGGAATATTCGAATGTGTCTGTTGTTTGAGAACTCAATAGTGTGCCAAGTTTGTTGATACCAATTGTTTTAGTGATTGGTTGAATTGACCGGGTCATCCGCCCCTGTGGGTGGTCTGGTTTTGACAGCTGGTTTCAAATTTTGTGCAGCTTTTTGGTCCCGTTTTCCCGGGGCTGGGGGTTGTGTCTGTTTTACTTCAACGGAGAGTTTGATCCTGGCTCAGGATGAACGCTGGCGGCGTGCTTAACACATGCAAGTCGAACGATGATGCCAGCTTGCTGGTGGATTAGTGGCGAACGGGTGAGTAACACGTGAGTAACCTGCCCTTAACTCTGGGATAAGCCTGGGAAACTGGGTCTAATACCGGATATGACCTTCCATCGCATGGTGGTTGGTGGAAAGCTTTTTGTGGTTTTGGATGGACTCGCGGCCTATCAGCTTGTTGGTGAGGTAATGGCTTACCAAGGCGACGACGGGTAGCCGGCCTGAGAGGGTGACCGGCCACACTGGGACTGAGACACGGCCCAGACTCCTACGGGAGGCAGCAGTGGGGAATATTGCACAATGGGCGCAAGCCTGATGCAGCGACGCCGCGTGAGGGATGACGGCCTTCGGGTTGTAAACCTCTTTCAGTAGGGAAGAAGCGAAAGTGACGGTACCTGCAGAAGAAGCGCCGGCTAACTACGTGCCAGCAGCCGCGGTAATACGTAGGGCGCAAGCGTTATCCGGAATTATTGGGCGTAAAGAGCTCGTAGGCGGTTTGTCGCGTCTGCCGTGAAAGTCCGGGGCTCAACTCCGGATCTGCGGTGGGTACGGGCAGACTAGAGTGATGTAGGGGAGACTGGAATTCCTGGTGTAGCGGTGAAATGCGCAGATATCAGGAGGAACACCGATGGCGAAGGCAGGTCTCTGGGCATTAACTGACGCTGAGGAGCGAAAGCATGGGGAGCGAACAGGATTAGATACCCTGGTAGTCCATGCCGTAAACGTTGGGCACTAGGTGTGGGGGACATTCCACGTTTTCCGCGCCGTAGCTAACGCATTAAGTGCCCCGCCTGGGGAGTACGGCCGCAAGGCTAAAACTCAAAGGAATTGACGGGGGCCCGCACAAGCGGCGGAGCATGCGGATTAATTCGATGCAACGCGAAGAACCTTACCAAGGCTTGACATGAACCGGTAACGCCTGGAGACAGGTGCCCCGCTTGCGGTCGGTTTACAGGTGGTGCATGGTTGTCGTCAGCTCGTGTCGTGAGATGTTGGGTTAAGTCCCGCAACGAGCGCAACCCTCGTTCTATGTTGCCAGCACGTGATGGTGGGGACTCATAGGAGACTGCCGGGGTCAACTCGGAGGAAGGTGGGGACGACGTCAAATCATCATGCCCCTTATGTCTTGGGCTTCACGCATGCTACAATGGCCGGTACAAAGGGTTGCGATACTGTGAGGTGGAGCTAATCCCAAAAAGCCGGTCTCAGTTCGGATTGGGGTCTGCAACTCGACCCCATGAAGTCGGAGTCGCTAGTAATCGCAGATCAGCAACGCTGCGGTGAATACGTTCCCGGGCCTTGTACACACCGCCCGTCAAGTCACGAAAGTTGGTAACACCCGAAGCCGGTGGCCTAACCCCTTGTGGGAGGGAGCTGTCGAAGGTGGGACTGGCGATTGGGACTAAGTCGTAACAAGGTAGCCGTACCGGAAGGTGCGGCTGGATCACCTCCTTTCTAAGGAGCACCTACAGGCCTGTCACTGCGTGTATGCGCTGGTGGGGGTTTGTCAGGAGTATATGCCCGTTGCGCAGACGCAAGTTCTGCGGCGGGTGCTCAAGGGTGGAATATCAACAAATAGGTGCCTGGTGGCACGGACCGGTTGTTAGTACGGGCGCTCTTTCTTCCTTTGGGAAGGTATGGGTGTTCAGGAACGCGGCTGGTGCGGGTTGTTGGGTAGTGTTTGGCACACTGTTGGGTCCTGAGGCAACAGGGCCGGGGTTTTCCCGGGTTTGTTTGTTTCTGGTTTCCTGGCTGCACCGATCATGCACGTTTGTGTGTGTGGGGTGTGTGGTTTGGGGTTGTTGTTTGAGAACTACATAGTGGACGCGAGCATCTTTTATAAGAAGCAATTTCCAAGAATATGAACCTGGATCTGGCTGCGCGTGGTGGTACTGCCCTGGTGGTGGTGTTGTTGTGTGTGGTTGGTTTTCGTGGTTCTCTCGAGAAGTGTTTTTTGATCTTTTGTGGTCAAGTTTTTAAGAGCACACGGTGGATGCCTTGGCATTAGGAGCCGAAGAAGGACGTAGGAATCTGCGATAAGCCTGGGGGAGTCGATAACCGGACTGTGATCCCAGGGTGTCCGAATGGGGAAACCCCGCCAAGCGCGCGAGTGACTTGGTGACCCGCATCTGAACACATAGGGTGCGTGGAGGGAACGCGGGGAAGTGAAACATCTCAGTACCCGCAGGAAGAGAAAACAATAGTGATTCCGTTAGTAGTGGCGAGCGAACGCGGATCAGGCTAAACCGTTCCATGTGTGATAGCCGGCGGGCGTTGCATGGTCGGGGTTGTGGGACTTTCCATACCAGTTCTGCCGGGCTGGTGGGGTGTGATGTGCGCGCATAGGTGAACGGTCTTGAAAGGCCGGCCAGAGAGGGTGTTAGCCCCGTAACTGTAATGCGTTGTGCCGCCTGTGAGAGTATCCCAAGTAGTACGGGGCCCGAGAAATCCCGTGCGAATCTGTCAGGACCACCTGATAAGCCTAA
Encoded here:
- a CDS encoding HelD family protein codes for the protein MHDADLAHERDYVAGLYARLEELREEKRKQLAQVRRAGAVGTMQNVSERDAFAALYEDRLAQLDAVDDRLVFGRLDLDSGEAQYIGRIGLTTEDLQRLMVDWRAPEAGHFYQATAFDRQGVRRRRHLILQGREVKAIEDDVLDPEMLADNESLQGEGALLAALNSKRTGRMSDIVSTIQSEQDRIIRSSISGALVVQGGPGTGKTAVALHRAAYLLYTHRDRLKTAGVLLVGPSSSFMKYIERVLPSLGETGVVMASLGRLMPGIHAVPEPDPAVAVIKGRLDMAAVVANAVANRQRMPAEDRILEVDGRKLVLTQRQVRRARERARSTGKPHNEARVTFVKILLRELTEQMTELVEAGNIGNNADRSYLAEDVRTARDVRIALNLCWMPMTPEKLISELFSKPAILDACTPNLTPAERALLLRPADAPWTESDVPLLDEAAELLGDLDAAAGRGLAQQEHDRARDLANAKQTLVNMQAAGVDPLMSAEDLAEQNQEQEARLTAAERATSDRTWAFGHIVVDEAQELSPMQWRLLVRRCPLKSFTIVGDIAQTSSVAGANSWQGALAPMFGDRWQLEELTVNYRTPSQIAEAAVRMANAAGLVVSAPKAVREGRWSPVIDEVAAGQVVSRLVEVLPEELDALDGGLLAVIADGHFLPEATAALRAAYGRRVGTGAGSYEQDIVVMSPREAKGLEFDGVVVLEPSMMLNHEHGKVGDLYVAMTRATQRLRLIASEPVPAGIKR
- the tyrS gene encoding tyrosine--tRNA ligase, with the protein product MPELNSSLETQQNDPTFANIWQELKWRGLVHVSTDEAELEKLLAGGPVTYYCGFDPTAPSLHLGNLVQLLVMRRLQLAGHKPLGLVGGSTGMIGDPRPTAERTLNTKDTVAEWVGYLQAQVRRFLSFEGDNAARMVNNLDWTAPLSAIDFLRDVGKHFRVGTMLRKDAVASRLNSDEGISYTEFSYQILQGMDYLQLYRDYGCMLQTGGSDQWGNLTSGTELIRKVEGKSVHALGTPLITNADGTKFGKSEGNAIWLDAGMCSPYAFYQFWLNTADADVVNRLKVFTFLTRAEIDELAAAVAERPFAREGQRKLAYEVTSLVHGVEATEKVIAASAALFGNGDLTALDKTTLQAATSELPSATVQVDEMGIVDLLVASGLSESKSAARRTVGEGGAYVNNEKVSDPEAVISESELLHGQYLLLRRGKKNLATVEVLVP